The window GGCTTCATCTTTTTGTAAAATTTTAATTATTTTTTTATGCCCTGCAATTTTTATTTTTTGATTCGTATCTTCATATAAAATATCTCTGAGAGTTTTGTTCGTTATTGAATATTCGACTTTATTTCCGGAGTGTATTTCAAATATAAGTGCCTTATCTATTAAAATCTTAATCGACTTATCTATTTTATTTTTAGGCATAGGAATTAATCCGTATAAATACTCCAACTTAAAAGTATTTTGAAATAAGGCCATAGTAAGAAGCATCTCTTTTTCTTTTTCTGGCACGAATTTAATTTGATTTTTTAATGTTTCTTCTATATTTAAAGAAATTTTCTTTGATATGTTTTCATTAAAAAACCGTTCCCTAATATGCCACATACCGTACCGCTTATCGATATACATAATATTATTCATTATCAATTCTTTAACGGCTTCTATTATAAATAACGGATAGCCTTTAGTTTGTTTGTATAAAACGGAACCTGTTTTTTTCGGAGCATATTTTAACAGTAAAATGTTTTTAAGCATAATCGTAGTTTCTTCTTCGGAAAAGTTGGAAAAAGAAAAAGTTTCCACGTTTTTATGCAGCTGCAAGGTTTTTAAAAATGATTCGAATTTTGAAGATGCCGGAGCGGCCGTTTCATCATAAGAAAAAATAATTCCTAATTTTTCCTGTTTTGTAATTTCAGCCGATAAATATAAAATTGTTTCAAGCACAAAATCATTTGCAAGATGTAAATCGTCTATTATAAGAAAAACAGGCATTCGGCCTACCAATTTAAAAAACAAATTTTTTCCTTCATTAAATACTTTAAATTTTAAATGCTCGTATTTATGCGGTATATCTTTTTTTTGCCGTTGATTGTTTATATATTCTATATTTTTTAATATCGCGGTTTTTTCCGAAATATTTTGCGCAGGCAGGTTGTTACAAAAGGCTTTTTCCAAAAAATCGTCCCAAAAATGTTTGGAACCGTGTGTTTTTAAATTATAGTTAAAGTATACATTTATACATTCAAGCGATAATTCGTATCCGGCCTCTCCTAAAAATCTTGTTTTACCTATTCCGAAGGGGCCTTTAATAATAAACACGTTTTTTAAAGCATTACCCGAATTTATTTCTCCGGCGGATTTTAATACGGCTTTTATATACCGCTCCCTTCCTACTATGCGCGGACGGAAGGTAATAGGTTTCATAACTTCCCCGGCGGTTATAGTATAGTTTAATCCTAGCGCAACGTTTATATCCGAAAGCAGAGAACTTATTTTCAGCTTATTGCTTTCTTTTGTTTTTACGGCGGCTTTTTTAGCAACATTGCATAAACATTCAAATATTTTTAAATCGGATTTATTAAGATTTTTCTTCTTGAAGTTTTTTTTTAATTCCGCAAGCGAGCGCAAAAAATTACTTTTAATATATTTTCCCGCCAATATTGAAAGAATAAGATAACCTATCATTTCTATGTTTTTATCTTCATAGGCGGCATCGGCAGCTTCCGCAAAATGAACGGAAAACGGGTCTTCCAATTTTTTTGTTATAATATCCTTAATTCTAATCCTGAACCCCGTCTTGGTTTTAACTACAAAAATATCGCTCGGGGTAAATGCCGTATACTCAAATCCCATATTTCCGATATAGGTTAAGGCTCTAAAAACCGAAACCGTTATTTCAAGAAAATCTTTCATCGAGCAGGAATTAACAAAGGTCAGCAAGGGAGTGTAATCGGAAAGATATTCCGTAGTAAGTATATAACATTTTTCTTCGGGCCTCGTAGAAAAAGACCTGAATAGAGATAAATATAAACTTGCAAATCCGTAGTTTTTTAAGTAAAAATAGTTGTCTATTGTTCTTATATTTATAAATCCGTCTTTTATAAAAGAAAAAACTTCATCGGAGAGAGCTGAGGCAGGAACAATTTTCAAGTTAAGCTCCCTTTCTTTTGACCAAAGGTCTACAGCCAAAAACTCTTCTACATTATGAATGTGAGAATCAAGTTTTTTTAAAATATGATACCGGTTATTTATGACGTCCATACAAGTTATGCAAATTTTATGTTCGACGGTAAAATTTACAAGAGAGATGTTAGCACATTTAGATAAAAATGTCTACCAATAGGGTAAACCCCGAACACGGGTAAACTTCAGTACAGGCAGTTATATCGGGAATTTTCATTTGCGTTTTCAATTTAAAGGAGTAATCATCAGGAGTTTCCCGTATATAAAATAAAAAACCCGACAGGTAAAAACCTGCCGGGAAACTGCAAAGGAGGTAAATTGAACACTATCATCTCGTTCAATGTACACTTAATAAAACGAATTATCTTATTTTAGTTACAAAAATTTTTAAATTTTTTACCAAATAATTCAAAAGTTAAGATTTATTTACTTACAGCTGTTAAAATAATAACTTCCTTTATTTACCTCTTTTTAAAAAGGCTCCTTCAAAGCCCAATTTTTTAAACCGTTCTATTACAGCCCCGGTTTCTTCACGCTGCAGGGGACCTATAAATACGGTATAAACGGTTTTTCCTCTTTTTTTGTCTTCTTCGACAAATACGGGATATTGTTTACCGTGATTTTTTACGGCGGAATCCGCAGAGTATTTATCGTTATAAACTGCAATTTGAATATACAGTTCTCCTTTTTTTAATTTTTCTGCCGGTTTATCGGATTCTAAAGACTCTTTAACGGGAGGTTTTTCCTCAACTGCTGCGGGAGCTTCTTCTTCCGTCTTTACAGGTTCCGTTACCTCATAAATTTCTTCGGTTTCTTCTTTTGCGGGGCTTTCAGGTACACTCTCAGGCTCCATAATATGACCGACTTCTTCAGGCTTTTTATCTTCCTCAGGTTCGTCAGCCTTAGGCTGCACAATAGAAGCGACATAACCGACCTCTTTATCAGGTTCGGTTTGAGGTTTTTCGGGCTCCGTTACAGGAGGTATTACCGAAACGGCAGGTTCTTCCGCCTCTTTTTCTTTTTTAGGAGCTGCGGGCTCTTTTACGGTAGTTACGGGAGGCTCCGCTTTTTCTTTTTTTTCGGCAGGTTTTAAAATGCCCGATATTTCTTTTACTTTTTCAGGTTCTTTTTCGTTATTTTTTTTAGGTTTCGTTATTTTTGAAACCACAATCGGCGGCCTTAAATCGGCAGGCTCCATATAAACCGTTACGGGAGGCTCAGGCACGAGTTTAACTTCAGGCTGTTTTTCCGGAACAGGCTCAACCGGAGGAGGAACTGCCGGAGCGGGTTCCGGTTCGGTTTCTTTAACGGGAACGATTTCTTTTTCAGGTTCCTCCGGTTTAGGTTCTTCAGCGGGAGGAACGGTTTCAGGCGGTTCTTCGTAAACAATGGGAGAGCTTACAGGTTCTTCGGCTTTTGAATCGGTTTCGCGAGGTTTTTCCGCTTTATATTCGGGAGATTCGGTTTCGGACGCTACTAAGAGGGCCGGATTGGAATCCAAATCCATAGATTCGGGGGAAGATGTCCCGGCGGCAATGCCGTCATCGCCTATTTCCTGTACGGGAGACGGAGTAACAACACGGACGCGAACAACTTTTCCCGAAGCGATAGCCAATTTAGCTCCAAGCTCTGGGGATAAACTTATTAAAAGCCCCGGAATTCCGGATTGCCCTACAACTACAGCCCTAAGCGTTATGTTTTTTTCCAAATTTGTGATTTCCAAAAGGGTGTGTTTGGGAAACATATCGCTTCTTACAAAAAGACCTTCGGCGGGAAAGTCCGAAGCGGCGCCTATACCGCCGTTTCCTTCCCAAACTGCCCATATGCAGGAAAATGAGAGTATAAATACTATTGAAACAATCAGTTTTTTCATTTATTTCTCCTTTTATCTTTATTTATAGTTTCGATAGCCTCTTTGGCAACTTGTACCGAAACGGTTTCGCATTTTTTTTCGGGGTCTATTTCTTTAAATTTGGTCATATCAAATATTTTTGTGTAAATTTCTTTTCCCGTAGAAAAATTTACGAGAGAAACCTTTAAAGTTTTCCAATCGGGAATTTTTCTATCGAGGATTTTATTAAAAACAAGGTCTTTTCCGTATTGCATACGGCAAATTAAAATATAATCCGAAGGTTCTTCAAAAAATTTCTCTATTTCGCCTAATTTTATTTCTTTTTGCGGTTCCAAATCGGCGGAAGGAAGGCTTGTAACAATAAAACCGCTTTCAAAAAACGGTTCAAACAGTAAATCTTCAAATTTGCCGGTAACGTTTCTGCATTTATCATCTATTTCCTCATTTTGAAAGCAGGCGATAGCCAAGGTTTCGGTAAATGCGGATAAAGTTAAAATAACGGTAAATACCGCAAAGCAAAAATACTTCTTAAACATATCTTAGTCCTCGAATTAAATTATCGGTATAGTTATATCCGACTTTATCTTAAACTTGCATTTTTAGTTAATATTCGGTATAATTACCCTTTATGAATCTTGAAGCTTTTATTTTAGGCTGCGGCGGAATGATGCCGCTTCCATATAGACATTTAACTTCCGTTTTGTTAAGACGCGAAGGCGATTTATTTTTATTTGATTGCGGTGAGGGTACTCAGGTAGCATTAAGACGGCTTAATTTGCGCTGGAAGAGGATAAACGCGATTTTTATAAGCCATACTCATGCAGACCATATTACAGGCTTACCCGGCTTACTTATGCTTTCTTCACAGGTAGACCGCGACGAACCTATGTATATTTTCGGACCGCCCAAAGTTGCCGAATATGTAGAATCAAGCTGCCGAGTTTTGGATATGTATATAAATTACGAAATTATTGTAAAAGAAATAAACGAACCCGGAATTATTTTTTCTACGGACGAGTTTCAAGTGAGGGCTTTTAAGCTGGACCATACAAAACCGTGCCTAGGTTATACTTTTGAAGAATTTGAGCGACCCGGAGAATTTAAGCCTGAAGCCGCAAAAGAACTCAAGGTTCCGTGCGGCCCCTTGTGGTCTAAGCTGCAAAGCGGGTTTTCCGTAAATGCGGAAGACGGCAGCCTCGTTACTCCGGAGCAGGTTATGGGGAAAAAAAGGAAGGGGCGCAAGTTTGCGTTTGTAACCGATACAAAATACCTTCCCTCAATTGCAAATGAGGTAAGAGGGGCTGATTTTTTCGTATGCGAGGGAATGTTTGAAAAAGGTATGGAAAAAGATGCCGCCGAAAAAAAGCATATGACGTGTACCCAAGCCGCTAAAATTGCAAAAGATGCGGAAGTAAAAAAAATGGCCCTTATTCACTACAGCCCGAGATATACGGATAACGATTTAAAAAATCTTGTCGAACAGGCGCGGGAGGTTTTCCCCGAAACTATTTTATCTAAAGATAAAATGACGATAAAACTTGAATACGAGGATTAGTATGAGCGATATTGAAAGCAGAATGCTTGAAAAGGGGCTTATAAAAGTACCCGTTGACGAAAAACCGAAAGAAAGCCCTTACAGGCGCGTTGCAAAGTTTTTATTTATAATAGGAACGGAACAGGCGGCAGGCGTGTTAAAACAGCTTACAAAAGAACAGGTGGATAAGGTCGTTGCGGAGCTTGTTACAATTCAAAGTATAGATAAATCGGAAGCTCTGCAAATTTTAAATGAATTTAATGCCGTTTATACTAAAAATAAAAACTCTTTAGGGGGTGTTGAAACTGCAAAAACTATGCTTACCGAAGCTTTCGGCAGTACCAGAGCGGAAGAAATCTTAGAAAATGCGGTACCTGAAAAAAAGCCTGTCCCTTTTGAATATTTACAGGGAATGAGCGGTGAAAATTTAACCCGTATCTTGGCAGGAGAGCTTCCCTCTTCAAAAGCAATTGTTTTATCACAGCTTGAAGCCAAACAGGCGGCCGAGTATATAAGCTCTCTTTCCGATGAAGAAGAAAAAAAAGAAATTGTTTTGCGGCTTGCAAAAATGCAAAAACTCGACTCTGGAATTCTTTATCAGGTAAGCGAAGCCTTAAAGAAAAAAATGGTTGATGTTAATTTAAACAAAACGGCCTCGATTGACGGGGTTTCCGTTTTGGCTGAAATACTCAGGCAAGTAGACTATAAAACGGGAAGCAATATCTTGGATTCCATAAAAGAACAGGACGAAAACCTTGCGGGAACTATAAGCGACAAACTCGTTACACTTGACGACATTATAAAAATGAATCCGAAACATATTCAATATTTAATTTCACCTATGACGGGAATAGAACTTGCCCGTCTTATCCATGCGAAAAGCCCCGAATTCAGAAAGGCGATTTTAAGTAATCTTTCAAAAACCCGCGCCGCCCTTGTTTTGCAGGAAGAAGAATTTATCTCTCCCATTTTAAAAAAAGAATTAAACGAGGCTGCCGATTCTTTTTTAGCTAAAATAAGAGCCGAGGCGGAAAAGGGGCGCATTATTCTTAATTTTAATGAAGAAGAATACGTGTAAACTTTAAAATACAACCCCTTTTTAAAAGCTGTGAGGAATTTTCAAATTCCTGTCATTGCTTATTTTTGCAGTTTTGTAACATTTAGAGAAAAACGGCATACGATAATGCAAGTTTGCCGCACAGTATTCCGATTCCCGATTAAATTTATCTAAACCTGCCTTAAAATCCTGCCGAAAATATAAATAAGACCGTTTTTTACGTTTATTATTATAAAGTGTAAAACTAAAGCGTAAAACGGGTCAATTCCTAAAATCGGAAAAATATCGGGAGAATACTTATGGTTAGAAGTTTATGGACGGCAGCTACAGGCATGAACAGCCAGCAGGCTAATATCGATACCGTTGCAAATAATTTGGCAAACGTAAACACAAGCGGCTTTAAAAAACAAAGAGCCGAATTTGAAGACCTTTTATATCAAACGGTAAAAACCGCAGGTACTCCCGCCACGGAAGATACCATTACGCCGGTAGGAGTTCAAATGGGACACGGTGCAAAACTTGCCGCAACGCAAAGAATTTTTGAACAAGGCTCTTTACAGCAAACTGGTGTAACAAGCGATATTGCAGTACAGGGAGAAGGTTTTTTCCGTGTACTTCAGTATGACGGCACCTATGCTTACACAAGGGACGGCTCGTTTAAAATCGATGCGGACCGCCAGCTTGTAACTTCAAACGGCTTACGCGTTTTACCTGAAATTATTTTTCCTGAAGGATATAGAGAAAATACAATAACGGTAAGCCGGGACGGAAGAGTTACCGTAAAAGTCGGAGACATTGACGACCCTATAGAAGTCGGGCAAATAGAACTTTACCGATTTCAAAACAATGCGGGCCTTTCGGCGGAAGGCACCAACCTTTTCCGCCAAACACCTGCATCGGGACAGGCTATACCCGGAAGACCGGGCTTTAACGGTTTCGGAAAAACGGAACATAAATTTTTAGAAATGTCCAACGTTTCTACAATAAGCGAAATGGTAAATATGATTGTTGCCCAAAGAGCCTACGAGTTTAACTCAAAGGCAATTCAAACAAGCGATAATATGCTGGGTACTGCCGTAAGTTTAAAACGGTAAAGCCTGAACAAAAAAAATAACCGGAGAGTAAAATGAATATTGCGGAAATAAAGGGTAAAGCGGAATATATGGGGACAAACGGAAATTCAATAACCGAAAAAAAACGTCAACCCGGAGAAGAAAGCGGACAAAGCAGTTTCAGCCTAATAATGGATAACCTTAGAACCGCACAAAATTCCGCAAATATAATTTCTCAAAATACAAACAATTCCGCCTTCGGCGATACCCGTCTTCCCGGCGATTATATAAGCTCGTTTAAACTTCAAAACCCGGGCAAAGCCGATTACGAGAGAACCGCTCAGGGTATGGCCTCCGACTTCGGAAAATCGGGAAACATGGTTATTCAAAAAAATGAAATAGATAAAACCGGCGAGCTTTATGAAAAAGCCCTCGAACTTGAATCTTATTTTGTAAAAATTATGCTTGATTCCATGCGGAAAACCTTAAGCGGAAAAACGCTTTCAGGCGATGAATCTTTTGCAGGCAAAATGTACACCGATATGATGTATGAAGAACTCGGAAGAAACGTAACTAAAAATGCAGGCTTCGGACTGGCAGACCAAATTTATCTTGAACTTTACAGAAAAAAATAACTTATAGATGGACTTAAAACAAATACCGAAAAAAAGCGGATTACCTGAAAATTCTTTACAATTTAATTACCCTTTAAAAGAATTAACTTCGTTTAAAATAGGCGGCAATGCCGATATTTTTTTTACTCCGCGCACCGAAGAAGAATTACAAAACGGTGCCGTATTTTTCCGTTTAAACGGCATTCCCATTTCCGTCATAGGCGGCGGAAAAAATCTGCTTATTTCGGATAAGGGAATAAGAGGGGCGGTAATAAGCTTACAGCATTTTTCCGAAATAAAAATCAAAAACGAAAACAAAACGGAAATCCTTATAGAAGCGGGGGCGGGAGTTTTAATAGACGAGCTTGCAGACAGGGCCGGAGAAAATTCTTTATCCGGTTTTGAAGACTTCGGCGGGCTTCCGGGAACGGTCGGAGGAGCGATTTTTATGAATGCAAGGTGTTACGAAAAATCAATTTCCGACATACTTGTTTCCGCACGTACTATGGTTTTTAACCCGTCAGGCATAGAGTTTGAAACATATCTTTTTTGCGCCGATGATTGGGATTATAAAAAATCGCCTTTTCAAATTCACACGGAAGGCATAAAAATTCCGGAAAACGGAAAAATTATTGTATCGGCGGTATTTAAAATGAAACGCGCCGATAAAACGGAAATAAAAGCACAAACCGAATTAAGGCGTAAAGATAGAATTCAAAAAGGACAGTTTAGGGCACCTTCGGCGGGAAGTACTTTTAAAAACAGCAGAAAGATAGGAAGCCCGAGCGGAAAGGTTATTGAAGAAGCCGGTTTAAAAGGTTTTTCTATAGGAGGTGCTCAAGTAGCTCCGTGGCACGGAAACTTTGTTATAAACAAGGGAAACGCTTCTTCCGCCGATACTCTTAAACTTATAGAATATATACAAAAAACGGTCTTGGAAAAAACCGGTTTTTTACTTGAACCTGAGGTTATTTTTGCAGGGGAAAAATAAGCTTGTTAAAAATAAACGGGCGATAAAAGATAAAAAA is drawn from Treponema pedis and contains these coding sequences:
- a CDS encoding flagellar motor switch protein FliG, whose product is MSDIESRMLEKGLIKVPVDEKPKESPYRRVAKFLFIIGTEQAAGVLKQLTKEQVDKVVAELVTIQSIDKSEALQILNEFNAVYTKNKNSLGGVETAKTMLTEAFGSTRAEEILENAVPEKKPVPFEYLQGMSGENLTRILAGELPSSKAIVLSQLEAKQAAEYISSLSDEEEKKEIVLRLAKMQKLDSGILYQVSEALKKKMVDVNLNKTASIDGVSVLAEILRQVDYKTGSNILDSIKEQDENLAGTISDKLVTLDDIIKMNPKHIQYLISPMTGIELARLIHAKSPEFRKAILSNLSKTRAALVLQEEEFISPILKKELNEAADSFLAKIRAEAEKGRIILNFNEEEYV
- the flgG gene encoding flagellar basal-body rod protein FlgG — its product is MVRSLWTAATGMNSQQANIDTVANNLANVNTSGFKKQRAEFEDLLYQTVKTAGTPATEDTITPVGVQMGHGAKLAATQRIFEQGSLQQTGVTSDIAVQGEGFFRVLQYDGTYAYTRDGSFKIDADRQLVTSNGLRVLPEIIFPEGYRENTITVSRDGRVTVKVGDIDDPIEVGQIELYRFQNNAGLSAEGTNLFRQTPASGQAIPGRPGFNGFGKTEHKFLEMSNVSTISEMVNMIVAQRAYEFNSKAIQTSDNMLGTAVSLKR
- a CDS encoding SPOR domain-containing protein encodes the protein MKKLIVSIVFILSFSCIWAVWEGNGGIGAASDFPAEGLFVRSDMFPKHTLLEITNLEKNITLRAVVVGQSGIPGLLISLSPELGAKLAIASGKVVRVRVVTPSPVQEIGDDGIAAGTSSPESMDLDSNPALLVASETESPEYKAEKPRETDSKAEEPVSSPIVYEEPPETVPPAEEPKPEEPEKEIVPVKETEPEPAPAVPPPVEPVPEKQPEVKLVPEPPVTVYMEPADLRPPIVVSKITKPKKNNEKEPEKVKEISGILKPAEKKEKAEPPVTTVKEPAAPKKEKEAEEPAVSVIPPVTEPEKPQTEPDKEVGYVASIVQPKADEPEEDKKPEEVGHIMEPESVPESPAKEETEEIYEVTEPVKTEEEAPAAVEEKPPVKESLESDKPAEKLKKGELYIQIAVYNDKYSADSAVKNHGKQYPVFVEEDKKRGKTVYTVFIGPLQREETGAVIERFKKLGFEGAFLKRGK
- the murB gene encoding UDP-N-acetylmuramate dehydrogenase, producing MDLKQIPKKSGLPENSLQFNYPLKELTSFKIGGNADIFFTPRTEEELQNGAVFFRLNGIPISVIGGGKNLLISDKGIRGAVISLQHFSEIKIKNENKTEILIEAGAGVLIDELADRAGENSLSGFEDFGGLPGTVGGAIFMNARCYEKSISDILVSARTMVFNPSGIEFETYLFCADDWDYKKSPFQIHTEGIKIPENGKIIVSAVFKMKRADKTEIKAQTELRRKDRIQKGQFRAPSAGSTFKNSRKIGSPSGKVIEEAGLKGFSIGGAQVAPWHGNFVINKGNASSADTLKLIEYIQKTVLEKTGFLLEPEVIFAGEK
- a CDS encoding ribonuclease Z — encoded protein: MNLEAFILGCGGMMPLPYRHLTSVLLRREGDLFLFDCGEGTQVALRRLNLRWKRINAIFISHTHADHITGLPGLLMLSSQVDRDEPMYIFGPPKVAEYVESSCRVLDMYINYEIIVKEINEPGIIFSTDEFQVRAFKLDHTKPCLGYTFEEFERPGEFKPEAAKELKVPCGPLWSKLQSGFSVNAEDGSLVTPEQVMGKKRKGRKFAFVTDTKYLPSIANEVRGADFFVCEGMFEKGMEKDAAEKKHMTCTQAAKIAKDAEVKKMALIHYSPRYTDNDLKNLVEQAREVFPETILSKDKMTIKLEYED
- a CDS encoding rod-binding protein, whose product is MNIAEIKGKAEYMGTNGNSITEKKRQPGEESGQSSFSLIMDNLRTAQNSANIISQNTNNSAFGDTRLPGDYISSFKLQNPGKADYERTAQGMASDFGKSGNMVIQKNEIDKTGELYEKALELESYFVKIMLDSMRKTLSGKTLSGDESFAGKMYTDMMYEELGRNVTKNAGFGLADQIYLELYRKK